The region CGGAAGAGATGACAGCTAACGGATACTCATTTTTTAGAGCCTCGATAAGCATCATCGTCATGGGTGTTTTCCCCGTCCCCCCGGCAACAATATTTCCAATACTAATGACGGGAGCTCGCGCTCGATGCGATGAAAATATTTTCCACTCATAAAGGCGATTTCGAATGAAGACGATGAATTTAAAACATTGACTGATCAAGAAGAGTACAAAAAGAAGCCCCTTTCGCTTTTTTTCACGAATGGCTCGAACAATTGTCATTTCAATGCGATGAGAGAATGGATTCATTACACATTAGCTGCAGTCAAAAGATTGTTTTCGGCCGGGGCATAGATCAACCGGCGCTCAACCATCTCGATAATAATATGAATCGCCGCCATATGCGCTTCTTGAATCCGATCGGAATAATCAAATCCCGACACAACCCATTCATAATCGCATTGATCTTTTAGTTGCCCACCTGATTTACCGAGAAAAGCCACCGTTAAAAGTCCCAATCGTTTAGCCATTTCAACGGCATGGACAATGTTTGCCGAATTGCCGCTTGTCGATAATACAACAAGAATATCTCCTTCTTGTCCATACGCTTCAACACTGCGAGCAAAAACAGATTCAAAATCACTATCATTCGCAACACATGACATGTGCGCGGGATCACAAAGAGCAATGGCGGGAAATGCACGCCGCTTCTTTCGAAAATAGCCTGTGAGCTCTTCAGCAAAATGCATGGCATCACAAAGACTTCCCCCATTGCCGGCAATCAGGAGTTTACCTCGATTGGCATACGCTACGGCAATGGCCTCAGCCACTTGCTCAATAAACAAAATAGCTTCATCTGATTTGAGAAGTTTAGCTGCACGGATTGCATCTTCAACTGACTTTAATATGTCGTTTTTCATTTCGATATGTTAAAAAATGAAGCGATTTAAATCCACTACAACTTCTTTTTGCGTGACCGGATGAATAAACTGAAGATAATAATGGCGCAAATGAATATGTCCGCTCGATGATTTTGCACCATATTTAACATCACCAACGATGGGATGTCCAAAAGCAGAAAGCTGCGCGCGAATTTGGTGATAGCGGCCTGTGATTAAA is a window of Simkaniaceae bacterium DNA encoding:
- a CDS encoding SIS domain-containing protein; translation: MKNDILKSVEDAIRAAKLLKSDEAILFIEQVAEAIAVAYANRGKLLIAGNGGSLCDAMHFAEELTGYFRKKRRAFPAIALCDPAHMSCVANDSDFESVFARSVEAYGQEGDILVVLSTSGNSANIVHAVEMAKRLGLLTVAFLGKSGGQLKDQCDYEWVVSGFDYSDRIQEAHMAAIHIIIEMVERRLIYAPAENNLLTAANV